The DNA segment GTCTGCTAAAGTACATTTTGGGTGGCATGATGTAGTACTCAAATAGAGAGTGATGCCATAACATATTTTTACTTCTTCCTACAGTACTTGCCCCTGAATGCCTGTCACACATGGTCAGCTTCGCCCATATTATAAATTTGGATTGAGATGTGTTTTGACATCCTATCTTTTACATTAGACAGCTGTGCCGCCTGGTACTGTAGTATCAGCTAGATCTCTTCTAGCTGGCAGCACGTGCCGAATATTCTTTGCATTTGAGAAGCCATAAGGAACACCTGAACTGGCTCAACATGCAATGTTGAAATGTAAAGTGGGATCTTTGAGCCAACTTGTGTAGCACAAgggatgaaaaaatgttccacGTCACTGGCAAATATGAAGAGTAAGAGGCAATTCAGGACTTCAGAAATATATGATCTTGTTCAGGCACCTAATATAATAAGATATTAACACAAGAGTGCCTAGTTACAAACAAGATGGCTGACCTTATTCCTCTACATCGGATCCTCCATGATGAATCTGTAGCAAAGTAGCCGAGCTAGATCTCAATAGCATGCATTAACAACGATACCAGAAGCCGATTTTggccattatttaaaaaaaaaaacaacaacttcttTCTTGTAACAAAAGTAAAATCCACTGAgaaattgtgcatttttataATTGAGAAGTTGACTGAATATATACAGATGCGAAGACATAGCGTACTCCACTGACGGAAGAAATCAACCTGTTCATTTTGTATctggaaaaaaggaaaagcaaCAAGTTGGAGGGCCCTTGTTTTGAAATTGctttattcaacatttctgtGGAAAAAAGGTCCATCATCGTGGTGCAGCAGGCTCAGAAGCAGCAGCCGTTGACCTTCATTGGAaccttgaaatattttattcccGCAGGATCATCATTACAagctgcaaaataaaaacatcagccAATCATATGTTGTCACTCCCTGCTCTACAAGGTAATGTCTCTGCCCACAGTGATTTACCGTAGGTCCTCATTCTTACCTCAAATTCCCCCTCTTTTCATTCTGGCAAAATAAAATACGAAATATCTTTGTATTCTACTTGTAAGTTCCGGAGGAAAAGCACACTATAATATTATATTTGAGACTTTCTTTggcaaagtattcaacatttaaatTCTTAGATCAATTGAAAAGCGCAAATACCACGTAACATCATGCATCTTCGTGAGTCtcggaaaataaacatttattttttgattttgATATTTCTCTATTTGTCCGAAATACACTCACTGCGTGGAGTCGTCGACATGCAAATGAGTCGATGATGTCATACTGACCACGTTTGGGTCAGTTCTGTTACAGAGGAGTAGGGTGGAGGATCTGGTCTTGAGGCATGAGGTCAGCCATCTTGTCTGCATTTAGGTACCTCTCTATTAAAATGCCAGCGTATATTGCAGTCTCTGAACAAATTGGAATGGTACAGAAAAGTACCTGGTTTGCACCATCTacattgacaaacttttttctgGATCTTCCATTGATCTTTTGACCATGATTCCGCTTATATTATGTGATGTTATATGTGGATCATTTACGACTACCAGGCCTAGGCCAGTGACTGTGAGCCAAGAAGGTGAGAGGGTGCTTTTTGCTGAAGCTAGTCTTTGAGACCGGGCTGGCAGGATGAGCGGCTTGGGGCTTAGCATTGTCTCTGAGGGTACATACAGTTGTCTAGATTTGGGCTTGGCCCAAGTGATCCTCTTGCAGCACAGTGCAGCACAGAACAAGGAGGAGGTCCACAGGTTCACTGCTTTTTCTCCTGAGCCTCATGTTTAACCTCAAATTTTTTGATGATTGCTCATGTTCTTCTATTAAACCAGCAACTTCATGAGGAAGTCATGAGATTGACCCAAAGTGGCGCCCTCTTGCTATTCTCCACCAGCCTCATTAATCCTTAGTAAAAAATTGGTCTCTTACGTGAGGATTACCTCAAGAGAGGAACTGCAAGTAGAACATGTAGAAACTATTTCATACCACATATTACTGTTCACATGATCTCTTTGTCATCACTCATTCTCAAAGTACACTTTCTGGCCCTGTAAAAAAGAAGAGTCCTGCCAGACACTCCTCCTCTGGCAAGTGTCCCACCGCTTCATTGTCCAAAATCAGTACACATCCTCACACACTCGAGCCTTGTGCAGATGATGGTACAGTAGAGGCCTGGAAGGTGCAACTCTTCAGTCCTCCCTTCCTCACTATATGTCTGGAATATAGTCAAGGACAATGTATGGAGCTGGACTGAGATGCTGATGATCTGGTGAGTAAATAATTCAATCTTTACAACTGCACTGCACAGCGGCGTAGAActtggaatgaaatgaaatcatgtCTGGAGAGTTCTTTGCTGGCCGGCTGCCGGAGTGTACGAGAACAAAAGCCTTTCACGTTGCATCCAATCTTCTTTGCATGCATTTCAGTTGAGTGTGTAATGAGAACATGAGCTGCATAAAAACAAGCAAAGAGATGTTGCTAAGAGGTTGTTGAACTCCTGCCAGCCAGTGGACGGGACTATATGCTGATAGTATAGAACATAGCCTTAGACCCTGAGCCCACATGGTTTACTTCGGTTCTCTCTGCTTTGTGTAAGCAAGGttttcagctgtgtttttattggCTTTTTAAAACTTACCCCAGGATACAAGTGGTGCTGCACTGTATGTTATTTAGTGTTTCGTAGTGATGTTCGGGTGGCTCTGGTCCAAGGAACAAGCCTTGGTGGTTCTAGCAACAAACTTCCCCTGGTGCCAACAGGTGTGGCCGTGATGTGGGATGGGCTTCTGATTCACGGGGCGGAGTCGGAAGAGCCTACTTCTGGTTCCCCAGACCAATTTTTCAGTGCTGCTTTATCTTTCGGCCAGCTAGGAACTGATGACCCAACTACTCCTCTCAgtcatgatcattttttttttgcttttccacTTGCAGACTGAAGAAGTTGTTGGAGAACGAGAAAGCCTACCaggtgaagaaagagaaggagcaTTCCAAACGTCTGGCGAAGGTACAAGAGGAGTTGGTCAAGCTGAAGTCCTTTGCTTTGATGTTGGTAAATGAGCGCCAAGAATACCTGGAACAAATGGACCAACAGAGTCAGAAGGTTCAGGAACTCAACcagcagcttcaacagcagGACAAGACGCTGAGTCAAGCCAAAGACCGAGCTCAGGAGGACGGGCAGAGAGCTCACAACTTGGAGCTAGAGTTGAAAGAGCAATCTGCTAAACTTGCTCAGCAGCAAGAGGATATGAGCGCCAAGCTGGCCGCTCAGGACCTTCACAACCGGCAGCTCAGCACTGATCTTATAGGTCTTAAACAAACCGTGGAAGAACTGGAGGAGAGAAACAAGGCACTGAGGAAATCAGAAGATGAACTGCAGGAACTCAGGGAGAAGCTTGAGAAGGGCGACAGTGGGAACTCTAACTTGGTCGCAGAGCTTGAGAATTTGCGCAAACGGGTTCTGGAGATGGAAGGAAAAGATGAGGAAATCACTAAAACTGAGAACCAGTGCAAGGAGCTGAGAAAAAGGCTACACGAAGAGGAGAGTAAGACGAAAGATCTCCGCTTGGAGGTGGAGAAGCTCCAGATAAGAATGATGGAGTTAGAGAAACTGGAGTTGGCATTCAATAAAAGCAAGAGTGATTGTGAACAGCTAAACAGAGCTCTGGAAAGGGAAAAGGGACTCGCCAAAGAGCTCTCCGACGAGGTTGTGACTCTTAAAATCCGAATGAAGGAGCTTGAGAGTTCTGAGCTGAAGTTGGAGAAGTCTGAGCTGAGCCTCAAAGACGACCTGAGTAATCTCAAGTCCTTGACGGTGGCCCTAATGGAAGAGCGAAAGACGCTGATAGAAAGAGTGACGTCAGATGAAAAGAAGACTGAGGATTTGAGTAACATGGTCGTGGTGGAGCAGAGCAAGGTCATGGAGGTGACTGAGAAACTCATAGAGGAAAGCAAGAAGCTCCTGAAGCTGAAATCCGAGATGGAAACCAAAGTCGACATTCTAACCATAGAAAAGGGTGAGCTCAGCACCAAGTTAGCGTGTGAGATGGAGAAAGCTAATGATCTGAATATGAAGGTTAGCCAGATGAAAAAGAGGCTGGATGGATTCGAGCAAGCTGAGAAGCTCTCTGTCAAGAACGGGGACATGGGAAGACCCGCCGGCATCGACGACAATAAAGTCAAGGAGCTGACTTTTGAAATAGAAAGACTGAAAAATCGACTCAAGCAATTAGAGGTGGTTGAAGGAGATCTGATCAAAACCGAGGATCAGTACGACATGTTGGAGAAAAGGTTCATGACAGAGCAGGACAAAGCAAACATCCTGTCACAGCAAGTGGAGGCCATGCGGAGCCAGATCGCTCACAACAAAGCCATCGAGAAGGGTGAGGAGGATGGCGGGGAGGACGACTTGCGGCAGCAGTACAAGAAGGAGGAAGCTAAGAACAGGGAGCTGCAGGCTGACGTTGTGGCGCTCAAGGAGAAGATCCATGAGCTCATGCACAAAGAGGACCAACTATCTCAGCTGCAAGTGAATTACTCCCTGCTCCAGCAGAGGTttctggaggaagaggagagagctAAGAACATGGGAACTGAAGTGTTCCATCTCACCAAAGAACTTGAGATCGCGAAGCGTCAGAGTCGGGCACTGAGACCAAGTTTGAATGGGAGACGTATGGTTGATGTTGCTGTTGCCTCCACTGGAGTACAGACCGATGCTTTCAGCAGCGGCCCAGCGGAAGAAGAGACTCCGGCTGTGTTCATCCGGAAGTCTGTTCAGGAAGAGAACCACATAATGAACAACATAAGACAGAAGTGTCTGAAGAAGCCGACGGCAGGGGTTGAGCGAAGTCCTTCCTCCAGTAGTGATCTTGGCTTGAAGAAATCCTGGATTCCCTGGATAAGGAAGAGGGACAACGCAAATGCTCATGAGACCAATTCAGAGAAAACACTCCACATTAATGGAGAGCCCATGCGGGCTGACCTTGCAATGTCCCAAAAGCTGGGACAGCCTCTTCATATTAGAGTCACACCAGATCACCAAAACCACATGGCCACCCTTGAGATCAGCAGCCCCACCACTGAGGAGATTTTCTCCAGTTCGGCTCCACTCAGTCCAAACCCGTCTCAGCCGAAATCAAGAATTACAATCATTCCTTCGCATTCTGCATCGACCCAAAGGAGCAAGTCTTCCAGCGGTCCTGAAAGAGCAAAGTCGCCGGTCACCATAACAACCATGTCCAAAGCCAAGTCTCCGGAAAACAGCCGACCGTCGTCAAACATCTCAGGAAGACCCTTGTCGCCTGTGACGTTCATGACAGTAAGCAGCGCTGTCGTGTCTGAATCATCTTCCTCGCCAGAGCCTCAGGAGATGACGATGGGCCGCGCCGTTTTCAAGGTGACGCCGGAGAAGCAAATGGTCCCGATGCCTGTACGAAAAGGCAACAACAGCATTATCACCACGGACGACAACAAGATTCACATTCATTTAGGCAACAGCGTCGCTCCCAAGATGGTCGTCAGGCCGGCGGTGACGGAGAGCAAGGAGCTGACCCTGTCCACCGGGACTGTGCTACGATCCCCCCGCCAGATCAGCACCACTGCCGCCAGGACCACACAGAGCAAAGTGATGAGCAGCATCACCATCTCCCCTGTAACGTCCACAACAAACAGACCAACTCAGAACCAGGTACAGCATTTCGAAAATTTGGACACTTCCAAAGCTTTTACCGATAGTTAgaaaggtttttatttattgaatgatCCTGCGGGATAACACTGTGGATGTtatccagacaacagggaaccagctaggcagctaggatgatgacaacaacaacaaacatggaggaatccctgaacataagcaaacaaaagcatctgtttgcttttgttcagggacgtTTTTCTCTAGCTTTTCCACCAgcgtttccactgctctgaatggacttgaaattcttatacaaatattttcaagacattaaaagagctttagtttaaacaaggtgatataaaaacttgaatatagccatcgtgatttattgtgctattgtcaaactgatgcaaaacaaacaatattttgttgtttaaatgtatgtatgggtccctcatttcattcagtaacaCACTAAATCCAaatggaaaaatgtggcttcttgtggcaaatattaatATACCATTAAAccgcaattaattgagattaactcatcacaaattctctattcTTTTAATGGAATCCCACCGCTAGTTTTGAGTAAAACAGAGAGTGCGTGACAGAAATGACCTGATGGAAAAACTGCTCAGCTAATGACGCTGCTGTAATTTATAGTTTCATAAACAGCGCCCTCAGGTGGACCATAAAAAGCCTTTGAGCAACAGCATGTGCAGCTTTTGACTTGCTATTTAATGAAGGAAAATTGATAAATATTGTGACTTTTACTTCAACCCTTGGAGCCTCTTGGAACCTCCTGTCTTCTGAGAAACTGTACTTCTTCTTACTCTTTTCCTTCTTTGTCAAACAGGCTGGGCCTGACGCCCAAACCTCCCGCTCAGGACTGACCCGCATCCCAATGTCCAAGAGCCTGAAGACAGGGAAGGCTGTGTTGGGATCTTTGGGAATATCCAATGGAGTGAAGCTGGAGTCCAGAGCCGAGGGCCAATCCATGAGGATAGAAGTCAAGAAAACAGCTGTGAACAGTAGTATTTATCAAAATGGAGGCAAATGCTAATGTCTcgagctaacatgctaacacatTATTCATAATATGTTATTTTGTTGGTTTTGACTATGTGTGAGATTTACATGAAGTCATATCTTAAGCTGCCTTTAACTATTCCTTTTAATAGAAAACTTTTGTATGAAATTTGATACATGGCTTTGTAAATTTGTTATGAAGTTGAAAATGGTGCCATTGCGAGTTTAACTGTTGGAGTGTAAAGGTTTAAACAGCCTCTatattgtgagtgtgtgagactaAATAAAAGTTCAGATGGAAGTGAGTCTGGTGAATACGTTAAAGAACTGTGCTGTTTAAATTGTAATACGGTGTTGAGACCATGAGGCTGATTTTGGACCTTGATGTTTATAAcatagtattttatttttccttatcAGCAACATTCCATCATAAGTTTGGACAAATATTTAGACAAATATTTAATGTAGAAAATGATAatataaatcacacacaaagaaaacaaacaaacacattcattgccataatgctttcgccagcctctcaccctaaactatccaaaacaaatgaaataaagtgaaccaggactctaaactGCACTTAAATCCAATtatgatgacccagttattttgaagttttaatcctcaaaaaaggcttaaccttgtggggaccagcaaaaatgtccccaggaAGCAAaggtggaaaaagaaaagcttttttgtacGTGAGGTTCTTACTTAGTAGTTAATGTTTACATCATGAGTTTTCAATGCAATGTTTGAAGGAACCTTCTGGTCAGATCACGACCTACAAAGAGAGTTCCTTTGTTTCCTGACCCAATGAGCGTGTATGACTTTGATGACTTCATACTGCTGTCATATATAATGATCACGCTGTGGCCATACAACACTGTTTAAGCACCCGCTCCTCTGAACACTGCTCCAGATTTGAATTGTGATGACAAACTCAGGCACTAAAATGGAGACTAGGAGGAGAAGGTCCGGCCAGTTTTCATTGTCTCAGAAGCTTAGAAAGCCCAGAGAAACAGATCTCCTTCAGCAGAGGCTTCCTGTATGGAACCCAATGCTGACGCCGATAAACACGGCGCCTTTTTTCTTTGGCTTCAGCGTGATCTCTGCCTTACTTGGCCTACTGCTCAACAGCACATCCAGAAATATCGTAGAGTTTGAGGTAGGTTATATCTAAATGTTTAGAGAAACATCTAACTTTACTGTAAAACGATGTCAGCCCTTGATGCTATACTTTTCCTTTAAATTTATAATACGCAACTCCCGCGTTTctcctttattttgttttcagataTGATTTTTCTGTCATCACAGAGGCCTCATTTTAATTTCAGATCGATTACACTGGCACAGATCCACTGAGTCCGTGCTACAGCTGTGCTAAAAACTACAGTAGGACAAGCACAACTCTGTGTACCTGCTCAGTGGCCTTCACCCTGGATAAGGCCTTCAAGGTGAGTTTCTTGCGGTGGAGGACTTAAAAAGACCCTACCTAACGTTGGGCTAAAATGGTTCTTAGAACCATTCAACTTGGTTCCTGAATACTGGAACAGAAACGTTTGACAACAGTGTGAATGGAAGAGCGTGGTGTCCTCCACCTGGACCTCTCTAGATCATCACACCTGTCTTCTCCAACATTCACAAGTATCCCTTGAAACTTCTTCCCCAGGGGAACGTCTACATGTACTATGGCTTGTCTAACTTCTTCCAGAACCACAGGCGATATTTAAAGTCCAGGGACGACGCACAACTGAACGGAGAACCCTGGGCTCTAAAGGTTCGACCCCACAATAGCTTCAATCCACACTCTTCTGACAGTATCATCCATGCCCAGAATCCCAGCAGCAGATGTGAGCCGTACCAAAGAGACGGCGGCCTGCCCATCGCACCATGTGGAGCGATCAGTAACAGCCTCTTCaacggtgtgtgtgttttactgtCTAAATATTCTGCTCAAGCAATATGTTAATAAACTCCACTCTATCCCAGACACTCTCCGGCTCTATCGCGTGGATTCCACTGGCACCAAAACTGAGGTGTCTCTGGTGAAGAAGGATATTGCCTGGTGGACTGACAAACACTTAAAATTCAAGAATCCACCAGGAAACAAAAACCTCAGTCTTCTGTTTGAAGGTGGGATTCATTGTTCTTCGGGACAGCTGTTTCCGGTCAATGATTCTACTTGGAAAAGACCTCTAGTGGTGACCTGGAGGGCCGTTTCCAACTGTTGCATTCTTTTATAGGTACAAACCAACCGCCTAACTGGAGGAAACCGGTCTACGAGCTGGACCCATCAGATCCAGGAAACAACGGGTTTATGAATGAGGATCTGATTGTATGGATGCGTCCGGCGATGTCTGCCAATTTCCGCAAACTCTATCGGATCATCCCTGGACTTGACAATCGTCCGACTCTGCCTCAAGGAGCTTATGTGTTGGATGTCGCCTACAGTATCCTTTGTTAAAATAGTAAGCTCAAATTCACTTTGTGAAATAGAAATAACCaagctgcaaaaataaaaagtaatttacaataaaaatatgcaCTCAAAAATAGTCAAACaagattttaataaaataaaatcatcacaTGAGCAAGCCatcaaaatgcatttgtttattcatcagtgatcaatatttaaccaggaaaatctattttaatttaaaacaagAAAAGCTACGACTTCTGGACATACGTTTTCTATGCAATCCATTTTGTATTTATCCCAACTGCAGTGAGCAGAGTCGGACAGCAAGTGGCAGTAGCGGTCAGGAACTCTGTTATCACGTGCAACAGCACTGATAAAAATGGATGAGAAAACCATGGTTTATAACGCTGACCATAGTCACTTGGACATTTTCGATAGTGAGTTATATATAAAGTCAGGATTTCAGGTTGCTGCTCGtcgcaggtcatgtgaccggaagTAATAGAAACAAATGGGAACAAACAGACAGACTATGAGAAACAAAAGCAGTTCATTATATTTCATGGAAAATAAATAGTAGCAGCTGCCGTCGTCTCTACGCTCATGTTATTCCTTCTCAAGCACGTTCCGTCAGATTTCCCGGTGATCAGCTTTGGTGGCCGCAAGCGAATGATCCTGAGCACCATGTCTTGGATGGGAGGAAAAAACCCATTTTTGGGCTTAGCCTACATCACTATGGGAGTTGTCTTATTCCTCCTGGCAGTCATCTTTCTCATGGTCCATTTAGTGTGCGGAACCTCTAGCAGGTTCCTAGAGGTTCCGCACACTGCTGCTGCCTAACTTCACAGGTAACATTGACTAAGGGTTGAGTTAGGGTCTGTCCTAGGTCTGTCCCAGGGCCTCCACCTGAGCTCACTTTGCCTGTGGGAGGGACTTCATGAAACATCCTGGCCTCCTTTGAGTCAGGGTTGTTGTGATTCTACTTTCGGTCTCATGGGTATCTCTCTTTCAAAACATGACAGTCCACTCATTTTCTAACCTGTGAGGAAAAAAGAATGTATAATATTgttccagaccagaacctcccgtcacaggaacagcgtcttcccctcggccgtcagactgttgaattcgtgaacagcctttggtgtttattttattttattttacattttctgtcagcactttattccacaACACTTTCCTAGATGGTgggctcctcactgaccatggcaataaatttcatTCTGGGTCTGTCTTGTCTTTAACACTACTCCAACCTCACCGACAGATGGCAGTGCAAAACAATCAGTCACCCTCCGCCACCTGAGTGAACGCAGTCAAAATTCTACAACTTTTTTGTGAAGCCATTTATCAGTCTTTTATACCGCGTATTTACCATTTGAATAAATTCTAAGTTAAAGCAAGTCAAGCGACTCATTTACTCTGTAACTTTGCATTTGAGCTTCGAGAAAGTTTGATCCGTAAATTTGTTATTTTCgtgacttgtttatttatttttaaaaagtgaataaaaaacgTGACGGCTAAACATTTGGGTCAAAGTCGTGACCACGCCCCCCTCTGTGTCGTCCGGACAAATGTGACCCTGCTGTGTGAAGTCACATCGGCAACAAAAACCCATTAAAGCGCCAGACCAGAGGAATGTCAAGAAAAATGCAATttccactgagcagcagcagaaggggGGCGCGTCATCCGACACTTTGGTAAGAGACCCCAAGTGATGGTCAAATGAGAGCTGGGAGCTGCCCCCCTATTAAGTAGCCGATGGTGGAAAGAATCTTCCCACTTGGAGAGAAGCTTTTCCGACTTGGACATCTGCTGGCGGAGCTTCCAGACAGGAGAGCAGATCACGATCACTCTGCTCAGGAGGAGCCTCCGAACAGGCTGCTGGGGAATCGGCTCGGTTTCTTTGAGAGTTACTAAGGTGAGTTTGCGTCTCTTGAATTTAGACATGtacttcacacatttaaacgTTCACCGAGGGAGTTCtcaaatacacatttaagcGCATCATAACCCTTTGAATCAAACTCCTACTAAAAAATACCAATGAATAACATTACGAAATCATATTTAAAAGTCGAAAATTGACTTTTATCATCTTAAAGTtcctatttattttttccattctaTGTTATTCTGTTTAACTTTTGCGCCAGAATATTTAAGATTTCGTCTTTCTTTTTTAGCtgggtaaataaataaagaataagtCTGACCCTTATTACAAAAGAATCACAATTCAAGTCACGTATAAGTTcgctacatttttaaaatttaaaaaatgactgatTCCTAACATGTTTATTTCGAAAACTGGGAGACGCTAGCGGAGATTAATGGGATTGAATAGAAAGTTTAAAAAACTTGTTACtctcgtaaaaaaaaaagttgacgtGTAGTACTCCGCTATGGACACTAGGTGGAGCACTTAGTCCGTAAAACATCGAAAAGTAAACTAACAATAAATtcataaactaaaataaaaaaaaaagggaaatgtttATAAAAACGACATTTACGACATTAAAATTAGATTAGTGGAAGTTAGTTGATTTACCTGTGCTCACACAGAAGTCTCAAACGGGGACTTCCTGTTACAcattgatgcatttttaaaaaatgaatttatgaaTAAACGTgagcatttaaaacattttaaacctCAATGCCATGATCGGCATACAATGGTGCACTTAAAATGTGACTTGGTGAATGTCCCAAATATGTGCAAAATAGATCACCTGTTAACTTGCTAGGATATTAGCTAGTCCGCTAAGCTATGAGATAACACTGGTTGTTATGAATTAGAGCAATacaaagcagaggaggagagaggtgaTGTATTGCTTGAAAGATAGAGCGAAACTGCTTAATCTCCCTGTAAGTTTCTGAATGTCAGGTGAGTTTGAAGCAGGTAAACACTGTTGAGTTGGTGTAAATTGCCCAAAGAATAGTGTCAAGTCAACAGCAGCGTGCAGCAGGGTTAATACAAAGTGAAGGCAGAACCGCTTTTCACCACGactttcttccttctttcaGTGTACTTTGATGCCCTGCTGACACGAATAAGGCAGAAAATGAAGAGGGGGCTGTTTGTGGCCTCAGCGGTCGTCCTGGCAGCTCTGATATCAACCGTCGATGCGCAAGGTAAAGCAAACTCAGTCCTTCTCTGTCAGGCCTCACCCAACCCTTCCGTATCACATGAAACAGGATCTACTTGTCTTATAATAAACAAcgtaaatgtgtgtttatttgtctcGTCTGCTCCGCGAATATGAGTTCGTAGTGATGGTTAATATTGAATTGGACgctaaaaacaaaagcatgttgTTGTCACTTCTCCCCTCTTAAATAAAGGTGACGTTGCGCTCACTTTAGGGACCTTTAAATTGATCCCAGCGGAGCAGTAAAGTGAGTTTCTTTCACTAAAATATTTGTGTGCAGTCGAGCCTCTCCCGGTTCCTCTGTTGGCTTGGAGGAGGAATTCTCCCGCTCCCGTTGACGCCTCTTTTGTTATTGAGAGGCGGAGCTCTGCTCTGGTGACTCCAGCAAGATGATAAAAttacagaataataataaaaaaaaaaagtttcttaaCGTTAATAAGCTAAGCAATAGAGCA comes from the Synchiropus splendidus isolate RoL2022-P1 chromosome 16, RoL_Sspl_1.0, whole genome shotgun sequence genome and includes:
- the LOC128746950 gene encoding filamin-A-interacting protein 1-like, producing MRSKSSGVERPVSALLGIPQTDQPEPDLPLPGKGLKVKVDELKLEAIPDKEKQLLHPKETEGSRGGSIMNLPKEELLKLLGIMEGEVQAREDVIGMLKTKRAPPVSLESQYGAGVSGSALQALQRDRDLTGAKPHKQSVYHKPMIELERLQEKHKETYRRMLSQLLLAEKCHRRTIHELDTEKRKHVDYMNKSDDFTNLLEQERERLKKLLENEKAYQVKKEKEHSKRLAKVQEELVKLKSFALMLVNERQEYLEQMDQQSQKVQELNQQLQQQDKTLSQAKDRAQEDGQRAHNLELELKEQSAKLAQQQEDMSAKLAAQDLHNRQLSTDLIGLKQTVEELEERNKALRKSEDELQELREKLEKGDSGNSNLVAELENLRKRVLEMEGKDEEITKTENQCKELRKRLHEEESKTKDLRLEVEKLQIRMMELEKLELAFNKSKSDCEQLNRALEREKGLAKELSDEVVTLKIRMKELESSELKLEKSELSLKDDLSNLKSLTVALMEERKTLIERVTSDEKKTEDLSNMVVVEQSKVMEVTEKLIEESKKLLKLKSEMETKVDILTIEKGELSTKLACEMEKANDLNMKVSQMKKRLDGFEQAEKLSVKNGDMGRPAGIDDNKVKELTFEIERLKNRLKQLEVVEGDLIKTEDQYDMLEKRFMTEQDKANILSQQVEAMRSQIAHNKAIEKGEEDGGEDDLRQQYKKEEAKNRELQADVVALKEKIHELMHKEDQLSQLQVNYSLLQQRFLEEEERAKNMGTEVFHLTKELEIAKRQSRALRPSLNGRRMVDVAVASTGVQTDAFSSGPAEEETPAVFIRKSVQEENHIMNNIRQKCLKKPTAGVERSPSSSSDLGLKKSWIPWIRKRDNANAHETNSEKTLHINGEPMRADLAMSQKLGQPLHIRVTPDHQNHMATLEISSPTTEEIFSSSAPLSPNPSQPKSRITIIPSHSASTQRSKSSSGPERAKSPVTITTMSKAKSPENSRPSSNISGRPLSPVTFMTVSSAVVSESSSSPEPQEMTMGRAVFKVTPEKQMVPMPVRKGNNSIITTDDNKIHIHLGNSVAPKMVVRPAVTESKELTLSTGTVLRSPRQISTTAARTTQSKVMSSITISPVTSTTNRPTQNQAGPDAQTSRSGLTRIPMSKSLKTGKAVLGSLGISNGVKLESRAEGQSMRIEVKKTAVNSSIYQNGGKC
- the LOC128747447 gene encoding cell cycle control protein 50A-like isoform X1 — encoded protein: MTNSGTKMETRRRRSGQFSLSQKLRKPRETDLLQQRLPVWNPMLTPINTAPFFFGFSVISALLGLLLNSTSRNIVEFEIDYTGTDPLSPCYSCAKNYSRTSTTLCTCSVAFTLDKAFKGNVYMYYGLSNFFQNHRRYLKSRDDAQLNGEPWALKNPSSRCEPYQRDGGLPIAPCGAISNSLFNDTLRLYRVDSTGTKTEVSLVKKDIAWWTDKHLKFKNPPGNKNLSLLFEGTNQPPNWRKPVYELDPSDPGNNGFMNEDLIVWMRPAMSANFRKLYRIIPGLDNRPTLPQGAYVLDVAYNFPVISFGGRKRMILSTMSWMGGKNPFLGLAYITMGVVLFLLAVIFLMVHLVCGTSSRFLEVPHTAAA
- the LOC128747447 gene encoding cell cycle control protein 50A-like isoform X2 produces the protein MTNSGTKMETRRRRSGQFSLSQKLRKPRETDLLQQRLPVWNPMLTPINTAPFFFGFSVISALLGLLLNSTSRNIVEFEIDYTGTDPLSPCYSCAKNYSRTSTTLCTCSVAFTLDKAFKNHRRYLKSRDDAQLNGEPWALKNPSSRCEPYQRDGGLPIAPCGAISNSLFNDTLRLYRVDSTGTKTEVSLVKKDIAWWTDKHLKFKNPPGNKNLSLLFEGTNQPPNWRKPVYELDPSDPGNNGFMNEDLIVWMRPAMSANFRKLYRIIPGLDNRPTLPQGAYVLDVAYNFPVISFGGRKRMILSTMSWMGGKNPFLGLAYITMGVVLFLLAVIFLMVHLVCGTSSRFLEVPHTAAA